The following proteins are co-located in the Vidua macroura isolate BioBank_ID:100142 chromosome 1, ASM2450914v1, whole genome shotgun sequence genome:
- the BCL2 gene encoding apoptosis regulator Bcl-2 isoform X2, whose amino-acid sequence MAHPGRRGYDNREIVLKYIHYKLSQRGYDWAAASEDRASLAPDPSASAAAAIVAAAAGTSSDHTGLVSPHLEPPGSATASHTPLAEGLRPAPQVVHLVLRQAGDEFSRRYQRDFSQMSGQLHLTPFTARSRFVAVVEELFRDGVNWGRIVAFFEFGGVMCVESVNREMFPLVDNIATWMTEYLNRHLHNWIQDNGGWWSLLALTW is encoded by the coding sequence ATGGCTCATCCGGGGAGAAGAGGCTACGATAACCGGGAGATAGTGCTGAAGTACATCCACTATAAACTCTCTCAGAGGGGATACGACTGGGCTGCTGCCAGCGAGGACAGGGCATCCCTGGCTCCAGATCCCTccgcttctgctgctgctgcgattgttgctgctgctgctgggacttCCTCTGATCACACTGGGCTGGTGTCTCCACACCTCGAGCCCCCCGGCTCGGCTACCGCTAGCCACACGCCCCTGGCTGAGGGGCTGCGCCCCGCACCCCAGGTAGTCCACCTTGTCCTGCGCCAGGCGGGGGATGAGTTCTCCCGACGCTACCAGAGGGACTTTTCCCAAATGTCTGGCCAGCTCCACCTGACGCCCTTCACGGCCAGGAGCCGCTTCGTGGCGGTCGTGGAGGAGCTCTTCCGAGATGGGGTGAACTGGGGCAGAATTGTGGCCTTCTTTGAGTTTGGCGGTGTGATGTGTGTGGAGAGCGTCAACCGGGAGATGTTTCCCCTCGTGGACAACATCGCCACCTGGATGACTGAGTACCTGAACCGGCACCTGCACAACTGGATCCAGGACAACGGAGGCTGG